Proteins from a single region of Mucilaginibacter daejeonensis:
- a CDS encoding alpha/beta hydrolase family protein — protein MKKPLLIALLLTGSYLAHGQDAVVYQRPPQAMTDLLLAKPTPSISIDSKGEWMVISQRNALPSVEELARPEMRIAGMRINPNNFAPSRQVIAYSGLTLKNIKTDKTYPIVGLPANLNATGMTWSPDQTKIAITQTNAKSVDLYVINTLTQKATKMNKLALNNVMGGGVAWVDNNTLMYRVISKPAAMAPVKPATPTGPVVQQNLGKSAPSVTYQDLIKTPYDEKLFDFYATSQLAINKNGVETYIGKPAIYAVTSVSPDKKYIMMRTLHKPFSYLVPAQAFPSTVTITDMTGKVVKTLANLPSGEIRPSGYDNMQNVPRSFDWRDDEPATVTWAMPLDSGLIRKKVDFHDAVYALSAPFTGEAKELFKTEMRFRNVQWGTADLALVYEGLRSKQLNRVSRYNSTNSKMEKLWDRSQTDVYGNLGEPVTDKNKYGRSVVMPIQNGTKLLMNNMVGSSPKGDLPFLATFDLNTKKSDIIWRSQEGQYEYVYDVLDPAKLVLVTRRETQTEVPNYFIKNLMLRIADRPITNFTNPYPQMAGVTKEKLKYKRSDGVDMTGDLYLPKGYNKEKDGPLPVLIWAYPAEFNSADDAAQIRGSKDRFITINPGGAIFFVTQGYAVLDNASMPIVSKDGKKPNDTFVEQLEMNAKAAIDKLSDLGVGDRNRVAVGGHSYGAFMTANLLAHTNLFKAGLAESGAYNRTLTPFGFQNEERTYWEAPKLYYEMSPFSYADKIKTPLHLTHGDADDNTGTYPINSERLFAAIKGFGGTVRFVYLPYEAHGYRGRENLMHKLWEQLTWLNTYVKNAKPAK, from the coding sequence ATGAAAAAACCGTTACTCATCGCGCTACTGCTTACGGGCAGTTATCTGGCACATGGTCAGGATGCTGTGGTATACCAACGCCCACCTCAGGCCATGACCGATCTGCTGCTGGCCAAGCCAACGCCATCGATCAGCATCGATTCCAAAGGCGAATGGATGGTGATCAGCCAGCGTAATGCTCTACCTTCGGTAGAAGAGCTGGCTAGGCCAGAGATGCGCATAGCCGGTATGCGTATCAACCCTAACAACTTTGCGCCAAGCCGCCAGGTGATCGCCTACAGTGGCCTGACCTTAAAGAACATCAAGACCGACAAGACCTACCCTATCGTGGGTTTGCCTGCCAACCTCAATGCCACAGGCATGACCTGGAGCCCTGATCAAACCAAGATCGCCATCACGCAAACCAACGCCAAAAGTGTTGACCTGTATGTGATCAATACCCTCACTCAAAAAGCCACTAAAATGAACAAGTTGGCATTGAACAACGTGATGGGTGGCGGTGTGGCCTGGGTAGATAACAATACCCTGATGTACCGCGTGATCAGTAAGCCTGCCGCTATGGCCCCTGTTAAACCAGCTACGCCAACCGGCCCGGTGGTTCAACAGAACTTAGGTAAATCCGCGCCAAGTGTGACCTATCAGGATCTGATCAAAACGCCGTATGATGAAAAGCTTTTTGATTTTTATGCCACTTCGCAACTGGCCATCAACAAGAATGGTGTAGAGACCTACATTGGCAAACCCGCTATTTATGCCGTGACAAGCGTATCGCCTGATAAAAAATATATCATGATGCGTACTTTGCACAAACCGTTCTCGTACCTGGTACCTGCTCAAGCGTTCCCATCTACCGTGACCATTACGGATATGACCGGTAAAGTGGTGAAAACTTTGGCCAACCTGCCATCAGGCGAGATCAGACCATCAGGTTATGATAACATGCAGAACGTGCCTCGCAGCTTCGACTGGCGCGACGACGAGCCGGCTACCGTGACCTGGGCTATGCCTTTGGATAGCGGCCTGATCCGTAAAAAAGTGGATTTCCACGATGCGGTGTATGCCCTGAGCGCTCCGTTCACTGGGGAGGCTAAGGAATTGTTCAAGACCGAGATGCGTTTCCGTAACGTACAATGGGGTACTGCTGACCTGGCGCTGGTTTACGAAGGCCTGCGTTCCAAGCAACTGAACCGCGTGAGCCGCTACAACTCCACCAACTCCAAAATGGAGAAACTGTGGGATCGCAGCCAGACCGACGTTTACGGTAACCTGGGCGAACCGGTGACCGACAAGAACAAATACGGCCGAAGCGTGGTGATGCCTATACAGAATGGCACCAAACTGTTGATGAACAACATGGTAGGTTCATCACCTAAAGGAGACCTGCCGTTCCTGGCTACTTTTGACCTGAACACCAAGAAGAGCGACATCATTTGGCGCAGCCAGGAAGGTCAGTACGAATATGTGTATGACGTCCTCGACCCGGCCAAACTGGTATTGGTGACCCGCCGTGAGACCCAAACCGAGGTTCCTAACTATTTCATCAAGAACCTGATGCTGAGGATAGCCGACCGCCCGATCACCAACTTCACCAACCCCTACCCGCAAATGGCCGGTGTGACCAAGGAGAAGTTGAAATACAAACGCTCGGACGGGGTGGACATGACCGGCGACCTTTACCTGCCAAAAGGATACAACAAAGAAAAGGACGGACCGCTACCGGTACTGATCTGGGCCTACCCTGCGGAGTTCAATTCGGCCGATGATGCCGCACAGATCCGTGGATCAAAGGACCGCTTTATCACCATTAACCCGGGTGGTGCCATCTTCTTTGTTACCCAAGGTTATGCAGTGTTGGATAATGCTTCAATGCCTATCGTATCTAAAGATGGCAAAAAACCTAACGACACTTTTGTTGAGCAGCTGGAGATGAACGCTAAAGCAGCGATCGACAAACTATCAGACCTTGGCGTGGGCGACCGTAACCGCGTGGCCGTAGGCGGCCATAGCTATGGTGCGTTCATGACCGCTAACTTGCTAGCGCACACTAACCTGTTCAAAGCTGGTTTGGCCGAAAGTGGTGCTTACAACCGTACCCTCACTCCTTTTGGTTTCCAAAATGAGGAGCGTACTTACTGGGAAGCACCTAAGCTGTATTATGAAATGAGCCCTTTCAGCTATGCTGACAAGATCAAAACGCCTTTGCATTTGACCCACGGCGATGCTGATGATAACACCGGAACATACCCGATCAACAGTGAGCGTTTGTTCGCTGCGATCAAAGGTTTTGGTGGTACCGTACGCTTTGTGTACCTGCCTTATGAGGCCCACGGTTACCGCGGTCGCGAGAACCTGATGCACAAGCTTTGGGAGCAATTGACCTGGCTGAACACTTACGTAAAGAACGCCAAGCCTGCTAAATAA
- a CDS encoding class I SAM-dependent methyltransferase — protein MKDVLGQAIHDHYHQLTPAKLWINNRYGPKEEMPVDVYFRDEDDMPDLEWVALNECRGNVLDVGAGAGSHALELQNRGYDVLAMDISPLAVAVMKERGVKEICADDIFKYSGRQFDTILLLMNGIGLAGTVDGLSKLLEQLKTLLAKGGQIIFDSSDVAYLYEGDLPTDRYHGEITYQYEYKGQRTDEFNWLYIDEQRLTAIVAEHGFDIEVLYEDEHGQYLTRLTLA, from the coding sequence ATGAAAGATGTACTCGGGCAGGCCATTCACGACCATTATCATCAGCTTACTCCTGCCAAGCTATGGATCAACAACCGCTACGGGCCAAAGGAAGAAATGCCCGTAGATGTTTACTTTCGTGATGAGGACGACATGCCCGACCTGGAATGGGTAGCCCTGAACGAATGCCGGGGCAACGTGTTGGACGTAGGTGCCGGAGCGGGTAGCCACGCTTTAGAATTGCAGAACCGGGGTTACGATGTGTTAGCGATGGATATATCGCCGTTGGCTGTTGCGGTGATGAAGGAACGTGGAGTGAAAGAGATCTGTGCAGATGACATCTTTAAATACAGCGGGCGTCAGTTCGACACGATATTACTCTTGATGAATGGCATTGGTTTAGCCGGCACTGTTGATGGTCTATCAAAGTTATTGGAGCAATTAAAAACGCTACTGGCCAAAGGCGGACAGATCATTTTTGATTCGTCTGACGTAGCCTACTTGTATGAAGGCGATCTGCCTACCGACCGTTATCATGGCGAGATCACTTACCAGTACGAATACAAAGGGCAACGTACCGACGAGTTCAACTGGTTATACATTGATGAGCAAAGGCTTACAGCTATTGTGGCCGAACATGGCTTTGATATAGAGGTGCTTTACGAGGATGAGCACGGTCAGTATCTCACACGGCTAACCCTTGCTTAG
- a CDS encoding DUF92 domain-containing protein translates to MTFNIPLLIFLLTGMALSVAFKKLTLTAATCGVVCALLVYAGAGYTGVIMMTTFFVIGTLATSHKASVKQVLVTEGPEHQRRTITQVLANAGVPALAGLFSLLTNEGSAIWQLSIAAAFSAATADTMASELGTVYGKRFYNILSMRPDQRGADGVVSLEGTLIGVLGSSVIALISVLGNEGTLTTFFLIMVSGTAGNLMDSILGAALERRGVIKNDMVNFINTLTAALIAIALFAML, encoded by the coding sequence ATGACCTTCAATATCCCACTGCTCATTTTTCTGTTGACCGGTATGGCGCTGAGCGTTGCTTTCAAAAAGCTGACCTTAACTGCAGCGACTTGCGGTGTAGTGTGTGCCTTGCTGGTATATGCTGGCGCTGGTTATACCGGGGTGATCATGATGACCACTTTTTTTGTGATCGGTACATTAGCTACATCGCATAAAGCTTCCGTGAAACAAGTGCTCGTTACAGAAGGCCCGGAGCACCAAAGGCGAACCATCACCCAGGTACTGGCCAATGCTGGTGTTCCTGCACTTGCCGGACTTTTCTCCTTATTGACGAACGAGGGCTCAGCGATATGGCAACTAAGTATAGCCGCAGCATTTTCGGCGGCTACTGCGGATACGATGGCCTCTGAGCTGGGCACGGTATACGGTAAACGGTTCTATAACATCCTTTCCATGCGGCCTGACCAACGTGGCGCGGATGGCGTGGTCAGCTTAGAGGGTACGTTGATCGGTGTGTTGGGAAGTAGCGTTATCGCGCTTATTTCGGTACTTGGGAATGAAGGCACCCTTACGACATTCTTCCTTATAATGGTCTCTGGCACGGCAGGTAACCTGATGGACTCCATATTGGGTGCGGCTTTGGAGAGGCGAGGAGTGATCAAAAATGATATGGTAAATTTTATCAACACCCTGACCGCAGCGCTGATCGCTATAGCACTATTTGCAATGCTTTAA